One genomic window of Osmia bicornis bicornis chromosome 3, iOsmBic2.1, whole genome shotgun sequence includes the following:
- the LOC114878209 gene encoding tRNA-specific adenosine deaminase 1 has translation MYFILYHNSMKDFADQVAQLCIEKYAKLGKTGKPSEKEWTVLSGIVLKKHDDSLSLVALATGTKCLGKIDLINTEIYKEGCRLHDSHAEILSRRAFLRYLYNQIDLLVDGIESDVFEMDDENKIKLQSGISFHFFTSQTPCGDCSIFLKESCDNNPPPTKIRKEEHIIKDVYRTGAKCVKSEKYHDPYLPGVNYHVVGPLRTKPGRGNPTLSLSCSDKIAKWNIMGLQGSLLSILIPTIKIDTVVVGGNCPFSLEAMERGLYKRFNKELYELKIVQSNISFKEQKNYERTHPCPSSIIWCAVKNRDTEIAIEGRKQGATKKKKGNNLLVTKRALFETFLRVYDKYQNFECNIKHPKKITYLDCKKWSKNYHNLWTTLKSNIFHAWPSKPIHLQTFVL, from the exons atgtattttatattatatcatAATAGCATGAAAGATTTTGCAGATCAAGTTGCACAACTTTGTATAGAAAAATATGCAAAGCTTGGTAAAACTGGTAAACCATCGGAAAAAGAATGGACTGTATTGTCGGGTATCGTATTAAAGAAACACGATGATTCGTTGTCTTTAGTAGCTCTCGCTACGGGAACAAAATGTTTAGGGaaaatagatttaataaaTACGGAAATATACAAAGAAGGTTGTAGATTACACGATTCTCACGCTGAAATTCTTTCTAGACGTGCCTTTTTAAGATATTTATATAACCAGATCGATTTGTTAGTTGATGGTATTGAAAGTGATGTTTTCGAAATGGATGatgaaaacaaaattaaattacaaagtGGAATATCATTCCATTTCTTCACAAGTCAAACACCTTGTGGAGATTGTTCCATATTTTTAAAAGAGTCCTGTGACAATAATCCACCTCCAacaaaaattagaaaagagGAGCACATAATCAAAGATGTATATAGAACTGGTGCAAAATGtgttaaatctgaaaaatacCACGATCCTTACTTACCAGGAGTGAATTATCATGTAGTTGGACCATTACGCACTAAACCCGGAAGGGGAAATCCTACTCTCAGCTTGTCTTGTTCAGATAAAATAGCAAA ATGGAATATTATGGGATTACAGGGCTCACttttatcaatattaatacctacaataaaaatagataccgTTGTAGTTGGAGGTAATTGTCCTTTCTCTTTAGAGGCAATGGAACGTGGATTGTATAAACGGTTCAATAAAGAAttatatgaattaaaaattgtgcAAAGCAATATCTCTTTTAAAGAGCAgaaaaattatgaaagaaCACATCCGTGCCCATCGAGTATAATATGGTGTGCTGTCAAAAATCG tGATACGGAAATAGCAATTGAAGGCAGAAAACAAGGTGCCactaaaaagaagaaaggtaaCAATTTACTTGTAACAAAACGAGCATTGTTTGAAACATTCTTACGAGTTTATGATAAGTATCAGAACTTTGAATGCAATATAAAACATCCTAAAAAAATCACCTATTTAGATTGTAAAAAGTGGTCCAAAAATTATCACAATTTATGGACCACATTAAAGTCAAATATTTTCCACGCATGGCCTTCTAAACCAATTCACTTACAAACatttgtattataa
- the LOC114878226 gene encoding glyoxal reductase-like, giving the protein MNGRTRNVRLSSGYVMPLIGFGTYKIQGRETICDVVDESLKVGFRSIDTAVVYRNEEDIGYALTLLLPKYNLERSDIFITTKLSPRDHGNPERIEESVQKSLKALNTTYIDLYLIHWPAASRIPETSTDNSSLRAKTWRTLVDLKKQGFIRSVGVSNYTVRHLEELLHDRKGIAPAVNQVECHPHFRQEELIAYCNEKGVHVQAYSSLGTSSNTSLLTDPTVTKIASQLDVSPAQLLLKWALEQGIGIIPKAVQKEHIRNNMQLDFMIDEENMNALSSLPQCKYTWDPSNVY; this is encoded by the exons ATGAATGGTAGAACGCGGAACGTTCGACTTTCGAGTGGCTATGTTATGCCTCTTATTGGAT ttGGAACATATAAGATTCAAGGGAGAGAGACAATATGTGATGTTGTTGATGAAAGTTTGAAAGTAGGTTTTCGTTCTATTG ATACAGCTGTAGTTTACCGTAATGAAGAGGATATTGGTTATGCTTTAACACTGCTGTTACCAAAATATAATCTTGAAAGAAGcgatatttttataacaacTAAACTTTCGCCAAGAGATCATGGAAATCCAGAAAGAATAGAAGAATCTGTGCAGAAGTCTCTTAAAGCACTTAATACCacatacattgatctgtatttgATTCATTGGCCAGCTGCTTCCCGTATACCAGAGACTTCCACAGATAACTCCAGCTTAAGAGCAAAGACTTGGAGAACATTAGTAGATTTGAAAAAGCAAGGATTCATAAGATCTGTAGGTGTATCTAACTATACTGTAAGGCACTTGGAAGAGTTGTTACATGACCGTAAGGGTATAGCACCAGCTGTTAATCAA GTTGAATGCCATCCTCATTTTCGTCAAGAAGAACTAATCGCATATTGCAATGAAAAAGGCGTTCATGTGCAAGCTTACTCTTCTTTAGGAACTAGTAGCAATACTAGTCTTTTAACAGATCCAACTGTTACGAAAATAGCTTCTCAGCTTGATGTATCTCCAGCGCAGTTGTTGTTAAAATGGGCCTTGGAACAGGGAATtg GAATTATTCCCAAGGCTGTACAAAAAGAGCATATAAGAAACAATATGCAGTTAGATTTTATGATTGATGAAGAAAATATGAATGCTTTATCTTCTCTGCCTCAGTGTAAATATACTTGGGATCCTTCTaatgtttattaa